A genome region from Acidobacteriota bacterium includes the following:
- a CDS encoding NHL repeat-containing protein: MDRPKVILLATWGIHDGGHGESAFRNPSALASDHEGNLLVADTGNHRIVKLDRNGRRLWSVGAQDSSGRPRRGTAQSEFDSPQAIAVDPRNNVYVADSRNCRVQKFSPEGGLLTLFGSWGNAPGQFGGDGPLGIAVDEQGRVLVSDSHTAEGGNHRVQIFTPAGDYLEHFGSYGTGPRQFGGAAPIRQYGFDHGPGIGPGPIGPAGIAVNTQAGHLAEEHLRGGMVFVADCDNDRVIGFRGPTVPPVHIGAGEIFRPRQVAVDGSGRVYVSGVHMHEPPMAVHDLNRPGQWRLEAEARWVSVFSAYGTPLGRIGLTETHDQMRHRYGAGLHAHGYGLAVDRLDESIVYVQGDHLIFSYRVEW, from the coding sequence GTGGATAGGCCCAAGGTCATTCTTCTGGCAACCTGGGGTATCCATGACGGTGGTCATGGCGAGTCGGCATTCAGAAATCCGTCAGCCCTGGCTTCGGACCATGAAGGGAACCTCCTGGTCGCCGACACCGGTAATCACCGAATCGTGAAGCTGGACCGGAACGGCCGCCGGCTCTGGTCCGTCGGTGCACAGGACTCGTCCGGGAGGCCCCGGCGCGGCACGGCCCAGTCGGAATTCGACAGTCCCCAAGCCATCGCGGTGGACCCCCGGAACAACGTCTACGTCGCCGACAGCCGGAACTGCCGGGTCCAGAAATTCTCGCCGGAGGGCGGCCTGCTGACTCTGTTCGGGAGCTGGGGAAACGCGCCGGGACAATTCGGTGGAGATGGACCTCTGGGGATCGCCGTCGACGAGCAGGGCCGGGTGCTGGTCAGCGACAGCCATACCGCCGAAGGCGGCAACCACAGGGTCCAGATCTTCACTCCCGCCGGAGATTACCTGGAGCACTTCGGAAGCTACGGCACCGGGCCCCGGCAGTTCGGCGGCGCGGCTCCCATTCGCCAGTACGGCTTCGATCACGGGCCCGGAATCGGTCCGGGTCCCATCGGACCCGCCGGCATCGCCGTCAACACCCAAGCCGGCCACCTGGCGGAAGAGCACCTCCGAGGCGGTATGGTCTTCGTTGCCGACTGCGACAACGATCGGGTGATCGGATTCCGGGGACCCACCGTTCCTCCCGTTCATATCGGCGCCGGCGAGATCTTTCGACCGCGCCAAGTGGCGGTGGACGGCAGCGGGCGGGTCTACGTCTCGGGAGTCCACATGCACGAACCGCCGATGGCGGTCCACGACCTGAACCGTCCCGGCCAATGGAGGTTGGAGGCCGAAGCCCGCTGGGTATCGGTGTTTTCGGCCTATGGGACTCCTCTGGGCAGGATCGGCCTGACCGAGACCCACGACCAGATGCGGCACCGTTACGGCGCCGGCCTGCACGCGCACGGATACGGTCTGGCTGTGGACCGGTTGGATGAGAGCATCGTCTACGTGCAGGGCGATCATCTGATCTTCAGCTACCGGGTGGAATGGTGA
- a CDS encoding DUF1080 domain-containing protein → MPILICILAFLLMPLSAFASDHNTLTSEEAAAGWILLWDGKTEYGWEWHGDARWKVDDGVLRSDGGGYGWLGTTSMFGDFELSLEFRTAEDGNSGIFLRSARRGPPHETGYELQVYNRQPQGYNTGSLVFYVKAEPARFEGGQWNRYEVRAVGSRFVVKLNGKQVLDANDSSHAVGVIGLQYNVDKPIEYRNIKLKPLGLSPLFNGQDLSGWRKVDRPNRDDVHEWSVRDGILHVEKGAGQLETEKELKNLVLQLAIRTNPPHAGHHPNSGVFFRGEKGVFWSGYESQIRNEFRNGDRTQPHDFGTGGLYFYVPAREVIPEDGEFFYKTVIAHGRHLAVWVNGVQTSDWEDPRPPGNNARRQARLVPGVVSLQAHDPTTNLDFKNIRAVELPER, encoded by the coding sequence ATGCCTATTCTGATTTGCATCTTGGCCTTCTTGCTGATGCCGCTTTCGGCATTCGCCTCGGACCACAACACCCTCACCTCGGAGGAGGCCGCGGCGGGATGGATCCTGCTCTGGGACGGCAAGACCGAGTACGGCTGGGAATGGCATGGGGACGCCCGCTGGAAGGTGGACGACGGAGTGCTCCGATCCGACGGCGGCGGGTATGGGTGGCTGGGCACGACCAGCATGTTCGGCGACTTCGAGCTCAGCCTGGAATTTCGCACCGCAGAGGACGGGAACAGCGGCATCTTTCTCCGCTCCGCCCGCAGGGGGCCGCCCCACGAGACCGGGTACGAACTCCAGGTCTACAACCGGCAGCCGCAGGGCTACAACACAGGCAGCCTGGTCTTCTATGTGAAAGCGGAACCCGCCCGGTTCGAGGGTGGCCAGTGGAACCGGTACGAGGTTCGCGCCGTGGGGAGCCGTTTCGTCGTGAAGCTCAACGGGAAGCAGGTGCTGGACGCCAATGACTCGTCGCATGCCGTGGGCGTGATCGGGCTGCAGTACAACGTGGACAAGCCCATCGAGTATCGCAATATCAAGCTCAAGCCGCTGGGGTTGAGCCCGCTCTTCAATGGACAGGATCTGAGTGGTTGGCGGAAGGTCGATCGCCCCAACCGGGACGACGTGCATGAATGGTCGGTGAGGGACGGGATCCTCCACGTGGAGAAGGGCGCCGGACAACTGGAGACCGAGAAGGAACTCAAGAACCTGGTGCTGCAACTGGCGATCCGGACCAACCCGCCCCACGCCGGCCACCATCCCAACAGCGGCGTCTTCTTCCGGGGGGAGAAGGGGGTCTTCTGGAGCGGGTACGAGTCCCAGATCCGAAACGAGTTCCGCAACGGCGATCGCACGCAACCCCATGACTTCGGCACGGGGGGACTCTATTTCTACGTGCCGGCCCGCGAAGTCATTCCCGAAGATGGAGAGTTCTTCTACAAGACGGTCATCGCCCATGGCCGCCATCTGGCGGTCTGGGTCAACGGCGTCCAGACCAGTGACTGGGAAGACCCGCGGCCGCCCGGCAACAATGCCCGGCGCCAAGCCCGGCTGGTTCCCGGTGTGGTCAGCCTTCAGGCCCACGATCCCACCACGAACCTGGACTTCAAGAACATCCGGGCCGTCGAGCTGCCGGAGCGTTGA
- a CDS encoding phosphosulfolactate synthase has protein sequence MNERHIFAGLDGAPRSRKPRSSGLTMVVDWGLGAGHQNDLAATAAPYIDFAKIAVGLSRLLTGAVLVEKIEAYRAHRIEAFPGGQYLEYAQVHGKADLYLPACRRAGYRWIEVSNNVADVPLEWKVRVIEEAVSGFGMGVLGEVGKKEGLSHGPSFPDDARACLDAGASIILLEAAELVHADDATCREVDETVAAVGLDRVMFELPGPWIPGVASHHIHRMRRDLVDRFGPEVNVGNVMPDDLLSLEAYRRELGINAGKGPAS, from the coding sequence ATGAACGAACGGCACATATTCGCCGGCTTGGACGGCGCTCCGCGCAGCCGGAAGCCCCGGTCGTCGGGTCTGACCATGGTCGTGGATTGGGGCCTTGGCGCCGGCCACCAGAACGACCTGGCCGCCACCGCGGCGCCCTACATCGACTTCGCCAAGATCGCCGTCGGTCTGTCGCGTCTGCTCACGGGTGCAGTCCTGGTCGAGAAGATCGAGGCCTACCGGGCTCACCGGATCGAGGCTTTCCCCGGCGGCCAGTATCTCGAGTACGCCCAGGTCCACGGGAAAGCCGATCTCTACCTTCCGGCCTGCCGAAGGGCCGGATACCGCTGGATCGAAGTCTCCAACAACGTGGCCGACGTCCCTTTGGAATGGAAGGTCCGGGTCATCGAGGAAGCCGTGTCCGGATTCGGGATGGGCGTCCTGGGGGAGGTCGGCAAGAAGGAGGGCCTCTCCCACGGTCCCAGCTTTCCCGACGACGCCAGGGCCTGCCTGGACGCCGGCGCCAGCATCATCCTGCTGGAGGCCGCGGAGCTGGTTCACGCCGATGACGCGACCTGTCGCGAGGTCGACGAAACGGTGGCGGCCGTCGGTCTCGATCGTGTCATGTTCGAACTCCCCGGACCCTGGATCCCCGGTGTCGCGTCGCACCACATCCATCGGATGCGGCGCGACCTGGTGGATCGATTCGGCCCCGAAGTGAACGTGGGGAACGTGATGCCGGACGACCTGCTGTCGCTCGAGGCTTATCGGCGAGAACTCGGCATCAACGCCGGCAAGGGACCGGCGTCCTGA